Proteins encoded together in one Xiphophorus maculatus strain JP 163 A chromosome 13, X_maculatus-5.0-male, whole genome shotgun sequence window:
- the LOC111610504 gene encoding ladderlectin-like, producing the protein MILLFFLFGLSLAAVAPSDKQEMKLQRGGCPPFWFSFNGRCYKYVATLKTWADAEQHCVNQGANLVSIHSLEEENFVKLLIKNFDPTQGVNWIGLSDAQKDGTYFWSDGSTFNFNFWNTGEPNNAGGSEPCVHTNSGPARKWNDKVCTDAHSFVCKLRPYCQ; encoded by the coding sequence ATGATATTGCTGTTCTTCTTGTTTGGTCTCTCTCTGGCTGCTGTGGCTCCTTCAGACAAACAGGAGATGAAGCTCCAGCGGGGCGGCTGTCCCCCGTTCTGGTTCAGCTTCAATGGCCGCTGCTACAAGTACGTCGCCACCTTGAAGACCTGGGCTGATGCAGAGCAGCACTGTGTGAACCAAGGAGCCAACCTGGTGTCCATCCACAGTCTGGAAGAAGAGAACTTTGTCAAACTGCTGATCAAAAACTTTGATCCCACTCAGGGAGTCAACTGGATCGGACTCTCTGACGCTCAGAAGGATGGAACATATTTCTGGTCTGACGGGTCTACTTTCAACTTTAACTTTTGGAACACAGGAGAGCCAAATAACGCAGGAGGATCAGAACCGTGTGTGCACACAAATTCGGGCCCGGCCAGAAAATGGAACGATAAAGTGTGCACAGATGCACACTCTTTTGTTTGTAAACTTCGTCCATATTGTCAATGA